gtttatatttttttaaaaaaacatttcatatatttttgactattttttaaatgatgtattcaaattaaatgatGTAGGACAATAAGTAATATCTTTGTTTAGTAAGaaagttattatttcatatttgttaacaagatataaaaatacattgttcTAGCTAATAAAAATCTTTGGTCCATTATTAATTAcgcaaaaatataaacatttctaGATAACAATTtcggaattttataaaatatttcccatTGTTATAGGGATTCGTACTTGATAACATTATTTCTAGACTGCCTAATTTGTTTAcacaaaatactattatttaatagccataaacaaaatacaaaaatatattgttcccgttcttaaaaaaaatctttggttCATTCCTAATTAcgaattaatgtaaatatctcttcaatatttagaaaacaatttactaattttagaaaacaCTTCCCTTGGTCATAGGGATTCGTATTTGATGTAACTATTGCTGCACTCTGAGCCAGAGCATGACGAATCTGAATAGTCTGTTGAAGTGTACGAGCCGGACATCTGGAAGGACGATGAACTGCCCGGATGAGGTGATTCAGCCGAAGACCAACCTGGACTTGGAGGAATTATGGGAGCGGAACAATAACCATAGAGAGGTGGTGCTTGGACTTGGCTTTCCGAACCATCCATTAGACTCGAGCCATCATTATATCCTTCACACTGTTTACCGCTTTTCGAGTCTAACATTTTCAGAGTTTCTGATAAAGCCCAAATGTAATTATGAGCGAATCTTAATGTCTCTATCttagttaattttgtttcatcgGAAAATGTTGGAAGCACACAACGCAATTTGTCCAGGGCTGAGTTCAGGTTGTGCATGCGGTTGCGTTCGCGGTCATTAGCTTTCAGCCTtctcgtttttttaattttgataacagCGACGGGGTTGCGAGCTCGATTCCGGGATTTGGtgtatcttttctttttcgatTTGTCTCTTTTGCCCTCGTGGTTGTTATTGTCCTCCATGTCATTCAAGATGGCAACTTCTTCTTTATTAGCCATAATATTGGTTCCGTGTGGCATAGTTGGGCTTAATTCCGTACTGTTCGGTGCCGTTTGTGGACTAGATTGCTGTTTTTTACTCCAAGGGGATTCAGATTTAGGCACAGGAGGGGACAGAAGTGAAGAGTTGTTGTATCCCGGTCCAGATAGAAAGGGTCGTCTGTACTCAGAAGAAATGGGACTTTGCATGGGGGTTTGGAAACTTTTTAGAACACCTTCAGTTGGAGCAGAATTGGGAGAACGCAGTGTCTCAGCGGTCATATTCTGTTACTTTCACAACCACCTgaatataaaatgagaaaaaaatatgagtaaatattataattaagatattcagcacatttattatgaaatataatttcgtataatgaagataaaactgTCAGCCTTGGAATTTTAAGTGGTGCTATTAAATAAACGTTTATTCTGCATTAACACTTTCgggccgactgtcacaaatatgtgccagcataaaactgtatcaatcagggtaaaaagataaaactggtaatcaaagtaattctttaacagtttatttgaggggcggagttataattgtttgatttatttaattcaccattactttgttcaaagtaaaactatttagttatactttgaattaacattgattatatatatgattaaactaacaattaagtaaaagcaaagtaagtctgtcaaattagcaacgactacatttaagttaccgttttctatttaattacaacttgattctgattttgtacgaatgtttttctgaatcaaccgtccccaaggggttaagaagaaaaatctgTGATTGTTATTGAGAAGAGCTAGGCAACGGGAACAAGAGCGAAAGATTTTTGAGTATTAGTTTATGCCATTTATATTACCGGCTCTCgtaaaactgttctaccgtaaagtgctcgtcTTCGCACGCTctattgtgcaactctagtgcgagGCTCATATATTGCTGtttatatatttgcataaattatttaaatgtggtGATGATCAAATTCATTACAAATCAAACATGTTCTCTTATACATTAACTAGTATGTAGAGCTTGAAGCAGGGATGCCAACTACTCCACTTTctgaataagttaaaaaatattaaaattaaattgtaaaacttgtggaataagaataattaaccCTATTCTTTAACAAAGTAACTTAGAAATAACTACAATAaggtttaatttcatttgatacTTTGACATTTTAATTGATTCTTTGAACACGTAGTGGTGAAAAACTACTCAAAATCTCAATGGTATTTTCATCCAGTTCAATGTCATTTCAGTTATTgcttaaactaataataatggTGAAGGAAATTCTTAAGGTAAATTGCAATATTAACGCATAACATTAGCTAGCAGTGGGAAACATACTTTGAAATACAATAAGAAATATTCGCTCTGTGATAGCATATTTCctcacaattattattaattaattaaacacaaAGCTGAAAATcagctttatatttttgaggaaaagtattaaatattcaaataacaattactaatttttgcAAATCTGCTGTTTGAAAATCATAGTATGAAATGTCttaaccaaatatttaaaaatctagtaaaattgTGTCCAGTACGAATTACAATCTCAAGATCGAAGAATTTGCATTAATGTGTTTTTGAATTGTTGTGAAGAATACGAACGTGTTAAAACACTAGTAGTTTCTTAACCATGACACCATTTACGTACCCCATAGCAGTAaaataacatacaaaaaaaaaaacattctttttaaaataaactttttaacccCAGTTCCCAGATCCTTGAACTCTCACGCAGGAGGTATATTATTCTTACAGAACACAATTGTGCGGTCCTGGTCTTAACGATAAgactaaatttgaaaagaaacacTTCAAATAGAAAATCAGCCGCTCTTGCTGTGAATTATACGGAGATTTACAATAAAAGCTTTCGGTTCGGACACTCGCTAAACCCAAGGGATCGTCCAAACGGTGAATGGAATTCGTCTGCCAAGAAATCGAATGTTTCTTTAAGATTCATTCGCGTAAGTTTCTTACAATGCTGAATGGAATAAAGCAAAGTTGGCTTTTTGAGCACCCAACCGAGACTGGAGTTGAGATACCAAAGGGTGCTTTTATCGTTTGCGGTTTGTTATGTTTGTCGCCCTGTGGTGAGAATAGCAAAAATAAGCAGCTAAATCCTTTGAAATACGgttttattttgagatttctCGCACGGAagaagtgtttatttttatgtttgtgttCGATTTGTAcctatgcataaatatttatcgcTTGTATGTTTTTCTAACTCTTTTCTCTATAATAGGATGAAGTTCAAAGGGtaatgcattttgttttgtgATTTGAATGATTTACGTGACTATGTATAATGTAAATACGTTCActctataaaaattgtttgcttttaatttttggagACTTAAAATAATGAGTATAGTCATATAAAAAGCGATATACTACATAGCAATTGcgttttaatctatttttgagaaaatgtatAGAGTCGTTTGCGATTTGTTATGgtaagaatagaaaaaatacgCATCTAAACTCTTTCAAATACGGTTTAATATttggaagtttttatttttatgcttgtgCACTATATGTATCTATGTAAAATAtggtttgcattttttttaaacgtttttctatttatttttaaactgccctgaaataaatctttaataatataaagtttaaagggtaatacttttagtttcatgatttaaataatttacttgtaTGTTTCAAATGTATGAACTTACACTCTAcaaagtatttgtttttaattttgaaactcatACCACATATAGACTACGACGAACATAAATAcgtttaaatctatttttgagaaaatggaGAATCGAATTATTTGCGATTTGTTATGTTCATCATCCAGTGGGgagaatatcaaaaataaactgccgaatttcttaaaaatctttttgtctttaaacagaagaattttttttctttttgcaaaattttctatGCATTTTGCAATTATCTATGCAAAATGGTTATAGATTGTTCAAAATTGTTCACACTCCCGTTTCCTCTGATTTATCTTTAAACTATTAGAAATAAATCTATAAGAAAGACGAAGTTTAACAAGAGATTGCGTCtagtttcatattttgcattattcagagatgccaacttgctccggacagcaaataaatattttaaagtggtagttaatCAATTGtcattcttggtttaataacattcaatttagtagatttttatccaccactatttctaaataattcgtaggcttatataattcaccactttattgCACATATGTCATGTTATACctcttaaaaagcaagcaaaaatagtcaaatattttcaaaatttggtttgtagttatttaccgtttttttaattattttggcgtgtccggagcagttggcattcctgattatttaacacgttcacgccgggtgttgcgcctgaaagcggggcggaaaagagaaaatactagTAGAAgcactatttcaatattagataataatcgggaggagttaatctattatcaacaataaaaattcactgtaaggaaatttatcacggcgaagaagcaattcaatataaaaattgcatccgttaaaaacaattggtagttatggatttattttattcccggaaaaaaactaaaaaatgaaatttatttgttaccagtttttactcctgTGCGCCGCCCgctgagacaatctagcgtgaccctccggtgggtcaccccggcgtgaacgtgttaaatgcGTATGGAAATTTCTAGAATTTACGcttctcatttttgaaaaattaaaagaatcaatGAAGCCTGTAGACAGCAGTCAAGTCGGCTGTTTTGTTTCAacccgtttttttaaaaaaacaaagaacttattcattaaatcaattgctaaaatttatcaacaattcTGACCAATagtactaattttaaatgtgctgCAATTCTTAATTTTCGGGCTTTTATTGGGGGGGCATAAAACTCATTGAAATAATAAGATAAGTTCAACATGCATCTTAAACTTGTTttgaacaataattaatttaatgaattgaaaatttattgtgttctaatatcaaaataattgcaatGTTCAAAGCACCATCTAAACtatacttaaaatatgaaaaaagaaaatattatttgattgtaCACGTTGGAGAAATGttaagcataataaaattatttcaaaaaagtcacaGCTTTAACATTCGAGATTTTATGTACTTGACAACTTTTCTGCATTTTCAGAAaggtattattttcatatttaatttggtagcagaatttttgttttcatgccCGATTccagtttcaataaatttgatttattataattttaactaccactacatttaactagttttaaatatttataatgaagatCGGTCAGTTATTTTAGCACGTACTatcaaaatactattaactTTATCATATAACTCTACTCAAGGGGATCTCCCCAATCCAAAGATGATTTTCCCttcaaaactaaagatttactcCTTAAGGACTTGACTTGTTGTTACAACATACTACAACTTCAAAGATATATAGGACCTCCCAGAATACAACAAAACAGAATCGATGAATCGGTTAGTGGCGCTTCGCGCCAAACGCCGAGATAACCCCAATATCCAGCATCCAGNNNNNNNNNNNNNNNNNNNNNNNNNNNNNNNNNNNNNNNNNNNNNNNNNNNNNNNNNNNNNNNNNNNNNNNNNNNNNNNNNNNNNNNNNNNNNNNNNNNNNNNNNNNNNNNNNNNNNNNNNNNNNNNNtatatatataaaacatagttttttctttaaatatttaaaagttacaaatttatgaataacgctagagaaaaaatttctttagttgcATGAGATGTTCGAATGActttgatttttcatattttcgattaatttcaaatctgagATCATTTTCTCTCAACAAATCacagtttttatataatttaataatatattccaaAGCAggatatttacaaatttacacgATTTAATGTTTAGATTCCCTGCTTCTCTGCTACGTAGGTAGTTGTAGTAAAAGgcgaaaatatatttgaattcataATGCGATACGCtaaagtaatttgttttttcttttaccttaagggttatttttaaaggagcagacaagtgtatatgtatgtatactATATGCGTTCTTTATAAACTTGTACACatggtcaaaaaattttaaaaaaaaaaattatcgctttagaaaaaatctataattttcagaacaagattaattgcagatttgaaagTCCCACATCCGAGTTAGGTAAGATcaagtaaaatttgtaaaaatgtaaaaaaaaaaaggaaaaaacaattcCGTGTAATTTAGGAAacaacacattaaataaatttttgtaaacgttgtaaaaacatatttcagttACACTCAATATTTCAGTTACAGacttttgaataagaaaatataaaaacacattttttgatgaatgcattaaaatataagatttttcattaaaagtaatgaagaaaaaattctatgctaatgtctctaaaaataaaaatacttttgaaattcaagtaaattgatttaaaaacaatttctttttaaatgaaacatttctgACTGAGATTAATATATTAACCAAAAATAACTAAGTGATAACGTACCTAAAAGCATTTCagtgagaaaaattatatttttttttacaagcagTACGTTTTGTGCTTTAACTGTATATctgtatgtttcttttttactaagAATACAAGTAGGCCATAAACAGGggtgttttattaaaaaaatgaaaattatcagataaaatattattaaaattaaattgtcgaTTAATGTAAACGCTTATGGTCTTAAGTTAGAAAGGTTAACAATTTTGGCATTAAGGACATATGATAGATGAAAACAACGAAAAAGTAATTAgttgattattttgaattgaaatttttttgtttaaaaatacaggTAGACGGAAGGCAGAGGTATCCAATGaagtaaatcaaataaaagtaataatattgtattataattaagttGTTTGATTTCAAAGCTTTTACACAAAGTATCATTTTATGGtctgaaatacaaaaaattaaccaaagaaaattttttttaagaaatatgagacatcttaaaaatttagtttgggtataaaaaacagttttttttcttcttttttatcacATAAGCGATAACATGAtgagagatttaaaaaataaaaataatttaaattttttttttctttttgtgattttatgaaggaaaaagtaacaaaatcaaaatctttttataaagttCCGTTCTTAAAtctaatatctaaataaattttatttcccacaCTGAAAGAAATTCGGTtaactttaaactaaaataatttcaaaagcacCCCAAAACTTTACAAACTAAaatcaagtttcaaaaataaaaatattaacataaattcattaaatattatttaaaggagCAATTCCTTACCTTTCACAAACAGTCCTTTAACGAGTTACGAAGAAAAGTGTTGTccattttatattcacaaaaactcaaaatttcattCTGGAAACTCCAAAAAATTCCACGCGGGGTCTTTAAACCGAAACTAGAAGAAAGATCCTTACAATAACGAACACTCT
The nucleotide sequence above comes from Parasteatoda tepidariorum isolate YZ-2023 chromosome 6, CAS_Ptep_4.0, whole genome shotgun sequence. Encoded proteins:
- the LOC107449651 gene encoding neurogenin-1 yields the protein MTAETLRSPNSAPTEGVLKSFQTPMQSPISSEYRRPFLSGPGYNNSSLLSPPVPKSESPWSKKQQSSPQTAPNSTELSPTMPHGTNIMANKEEVAILNDMEDNNNHEGKRDKSKKKRYTKSRNRARNPVAVIKIKKTRRLKANDRERNRMHNLNSALDKLRCVLPTFSDETKLTKIETLRFAHNYIWALSETLKMLDSKSGKQCEGYNDGSSLMDGSESQVQAPPLYGYCSAPIIPPSPGWSSAESPHPGSSSSFQMSGSYTSTDYSDSSCSGSECSNSYIKYESL